aatcattataaagaAGCGGCGCTCACAAGTCACACCACTGTTAGAGTTCCACTCTATCTCCAGCTCCCACTCTTTCTCCATATACAGCACATATCTTAATTCCTATTTGGTTCCTGGAAAACGAAGGAAACAAAAATCAGAATTTTCTCTGTAAGTACCTATCTCTCTCCGTCTTGAATGTAGTGAGCGATCTGTTTCTTGAAATCCTGTTGCTTAAAGAGAGAGCAGAGCCAGAAATGCTTCatttagatataattttttgaatttaaggaGTTTTTCCATTTTTTGGCTTTCTTTAAGTGAATTTCAATTTCTGTCGCTGTGCATGTATTGTTAATATAGTGTTTGCtgaattggtatttttttcccctttcaagTTCAGGTAATTTACTTCTCGAATTGATGAATTGGGTACTTTCTTTTTCTGTCAAACTGAgacaaaaatctcaaattttttccAGTGTTACTTTACTTTTTTGATTGGAAAACGACGGGAAGGGAAACATTTCAGTGAGCTATGAGACTAaaaattttgttcaatttaaatCGGtggtttatttcattttgtgtTCTGTTTTAGTTGGAAAGTGAAAGGAATTGCCTTTGTGAATCCCAGAAAAGAAAATCAGccgttgctttttttttttttttaattctgtttAATTGCTTAAATTTCTGAAATATTCACTCACCGGTTGATGTAGATCGAATTTTTATGTACTGTGATTTTaactccttttgttttgtatttctgCTTGGTTATTGGTACAAAGATATGGAACAATTGTAATTCGGAACGTCAGTAAAGCCCATTTTTGTTAGCATACAAAATGTAGATGTAGTGATGGAAATTTCACACCATGGACTACCAACCATGGTTCGATGTAGGACTTGGGGGGCTAAACGGTACTTCAACACAATCTGActgttggattaaaaaaatatatatattaaggcaTTGCACTTGAATCCCATGACAACTTAGATCATACTTCTCTGCTAGccaattaattttctttcttttcgtcTGCTTGGATTCGCTTTATTTGATAGGGTTATGTTACTTCAACTGCCTCATGATAACCAGGGATTGAAGCAAAGTACAaagttgatttcttttcttttttgtttcatttgaaTGTAAACTTGTAATTTGATTAGACTTAGTGATATGAATTTTCATCTCAGTGTTGAAGCTGAAAAAGTGTTATATTGCCTTCAAGTAGGAAATCGGATTCAAAGTTGAAAGGAGGAGGAGCAAGCCCCAGGATACTACTCTGAGGTTCACAAGAAAAGCAAAAGGCAGAAAATATAATGGGAAACACAGCGCAAAAATCCCAGGAAACAGAAGTAGAAGAACCAGGACAGctacaacaagaagaagattcaAACTTTACATGTGAAATTTGCATCGAACCTATGTTAGCAATCAGGAAATTCAAGAATGGTAGCCTGTGTAAACATCCTTTCTGTTTGGACTGCGTAGCCAAATATATCGAAGTAAAAGTCGAAGAAACCACTGGCGTCATTGAATGCCCTGGACTGAACTGCAAACAATTATTAGACCCTCTCTCATGCAAGTGCATCATctcaaaaacaatatttgagaAATGGTGTGATCATCTATGTGATTCTACTGTTTTAGGGTCTGAAAGCTGCTATTGCCCATACCAAGATTGCTCAGTGTTGGTTTTGAATGAGTGTAGGGATAAGCTAACGAAAATAAAATGTCCTAACTGCAAGAAAAGCTTCTGTTTCCTATGCAAGATTCCATGGCATGCAGGATACCAGTGCAATGAGAGCAGACATCTAAGAGATAGGAATGACATTCTGGTTGGTGAACTGATTGAAGAGAAAAAGTGGACTAGATGTTATAATTGTGGTCACTCCGTTGAGCGAGTTAGTGGTTGCAGAGATATGAAATGCAAGTAcgctctccctccctccctaaCTGCATAGCATTTGtgatttagatttttctttctttaaccaACAAATTATATGTGACAGG
The Populus nigra chromosome 3, ddPopNigr1.1, whole genome shotgun sequence genome window above contains:
- the LOC133688668 gene encoding E3 ubiquitin-protein ligase RSL1-like isoform X1 encodes the protein MGNTAQKSQETEVEEPGQLQQEEDSNFTCEICIEPMLAIRKFKNGSLCKHPFCLDCVAKYIEVKVEETTGVIECPGLNCKQLLDPLSCKCIISKTIFEKWCDHLCDSTVLGSESCYCPYQDCSVLVLNECRDKLTKIKCPNCKKSFCFLCKIPWHAGYQCNESRHLRDRNDILVGELIEEKKWTRCYNCGHSVERVSGCRDMKYAGLGFAINVEDHSISALVGTGAVELFFVIYSFLWCYQLYATSYILKYIHATEGRLSCTGHVSWWHVEMPQEKKEVKKKGLQIMLFSYINVINWFVQWLGCITWVSFVPSLNVFFLGRRRRTKLQIASSLSERKFMVLVFYFLALVLKCWEND
- the LOC133688668 gene encoding E3 ubiquitin-protein ligase RSL1-like isoform X2, translating into MGNTAQKSQETEVEEPGQLQQEEDSNFTCEICIEPMLAIRKFKNGSLCKHPFCLDCVAKYIEVKVEETTGVIECPGLNCKQLLDPLSCKCIISKTIFEKWCDHLCDSTVLGSESCYCPYQDCSVLVLNECRDKLTKIKCPNCKKSFCFLCKIPWHAGYQCNESRHLRDRNDILVGELIEEKKWTRCYNCGHSVERVSGCRDMKCKCGVRFCHQCGGPFHFGPCGHRRCGAVLCNLFVFVVLSALCYFLYFEIHSRHRR